Within Calonectris borealis chromosome Z, bCalBor7.hap1.2, whole genome shotgun sequence, the genomic segment tctccctctctgttttGCCGTCGGTAATGCTTAGTAGGATGCATGATTCGTATCATACACTAGAGAGAGAAAAGCCTGTCCCAGCACCCTGAGCCCTACTAATGATAGGGCAGCACACAGCTCTCATACATCTAGTCATAGCGTTGATTTTGATCAACTGCAGTGGAAAGGAACAGTATGTTTTTCTTTGCACTTCCACTTAGCCACTTGATAATACACCTGTAAACATCCATGAAACATTTCGTTTCTTGTCACGATTGTAGCCATTGccaattatatttttcttttctgcaggctGCTCTGACTCTTCCACAGAGACCACTTCTTCATTGTTCTACTGTGATTCCTGTTGTGGCTCTGACATTAAAGTTTATTATGCACCTTTTCAGGCTTAAGGATTCATGGTGCTTTCTTCCCTGGATGTTGTTCATATCCTGGACTTCTCATCACATCCGTGACGGGATTCGTCATGGCCTCTGGATCTGCCCATTTGGAAAAACTCCTCCTTTGCCATATTGGCTGTATGTGGCAATTACAGCATCTTTACCTCATCTGTGTtcttttattatgtatttaacaGGCACGAGAGAATTAATGTCTATAAAACACGGAATCCGCATTGATGTATAAGAATGATGGCTCTTAAAGGTTGTTTGTATTAGCACTTGAAATAATCTGTCTGTTTATCACTGAAGTGGTTTCCTTATGGTTTCCTTACGACTTCCGAGTTAGGCATTTTAAGCCTGTGGAGCCAGTTACAGCTCCTGTGTCAGTTCTGTGTGGTCATAGAAACCTATTTCATGAATGGTAATAATTTTATATCTATGCATTCCCCTTGTAAAATATGTGGTCTTCCATTATAGTTCATGCATAGCTAGCTGATTTATAAAGTACTTGTCTCTCTCTGTAGTAATTACATTACATTTTACTGTCATGGTACCATTCATCTGATCACCATTCACTTTGGATTTGTATTCTGCCTTTAGGTAATACATTTAATCTAGATAGCATTTGTATAGCACTTAAAAAATGTAAAGTACTGTATAAATGCTAACTATAAGTGAGAATTTAGTAGTGTGTGGCACTTCTAAAAAGTACCAGTTAGCCTTttgaatatatgtatttgttttcctgctggaCTCTTGTATacagctgttttaaaagaaaagctgtttataTTTCACAATGTGCAACTGTATATCTGCACCTCTTTGAACACTGCTATCATACAGTGTTTCTACTAAATTCTATTCCGCTGTAGTTGCTTGGTACTCAATTTGCAGGTAATTACTAGCTACTATTTGTGGTTAGAAAGGAGAAGACAGTTTGGTTACAGTATTATGTGTGTTGGCcaaattgtttaattttaaaaatattatgaatattaTTTAACTTGGAACGGAGGActtttagtaaatatttaagGATTATGTAAAGGCAAACATTTATTACAGTAAAATGTAAGCTTTAGGGAAGATTCAGGAAGTTATAAGAAAATCAAAATTGCTCAAAATGTGAGTTTGCTTAAAGAACTTACTACTGTACTCATAAACAGTATTTTCCATTAAGTGCAATGTCATCCttattattgcaaaataaaatgcattattattgTGCAGAAATAGAAATTTCCTCTTAAGTAAGTTCCTTAAGGAAAAATGTTATTATGTTGTAGGTTCATAACATAGTAATTTTCACTGTGGACTATTCAAAGTAAcagttttcatttacagaaatttctcagaaaatgtCCCAAAGTAAAAATGAAGCTCTTGTCTAGTTTACAGTGTACAAGCTGAGAAATGTCTATTAGTaattgttttgttaattttttattcaTTGAACTCCATTGCCTATTAAGGAGATGGGGCCTTAATTACTGCAGTTTGTGATGAGTAGCTGTCAAAAGGGATTATTTTTATGGAGGAGCATATATAGGGTAGCATGTGCTGAACTTAAGTATCAAAGGGTGCAAAGATTAGGTGATGTGTTCATACTACATTTATGTTAGTAAAGGTATGTTAGTATAAAGtagaaaaaattacagaaaatatgaaCTGGGATGGCTGGCTTAATGGGTACGAGAGACCTTCTGTGGCTGCAAAGTACTAAAGGCTCTCTGTAGCACACTAAGCTAATTACGGAAAGTGTTTCacccttttaaataaatgtgccTTCCCACAAAAAGAATGTTTTGCCCTATTTGTTCTTCATGTTAGAAATCTATGCTTATGGAAGCTTGTTTGACATTACAGTGGGCCTGTTTAGCCTTTATTATAAAAtgattaaaagttttttttcttggaaagaagATTGGAAAAGCAGGACACTCCTTAAAGGATTATCCTCATACTGTGGATTTCTGTCTTTTATAGTATGTAAAAGTTTCCCAGAAACAACATTGGAAATGTCTTGCTTTAGAGCATCAGAGCAGGAACTATCTTTTATCCAAAGGCATGATGGTTTACTAGAGGAGGAGCATTGCTCGTTCATTTACTTCTAACCTGTATTTTAAACTATAGGCTATGAAATGCCAATAATGAATATATTTTGTGCAAAAAGTGAACACTTAAGTCCATGTAGAAAATTTTCTGTGTTCTTGTTTCATGGTATAATATTTGTATAATTTTGTGCTTTATCCAGGTTTGTTGCAAAGAGAAATGTATGTAGGAACAAAGTGAAGAATTACACTTTCTCATTTTTAGATTGTAACTGTAGCATTTTTGGTAACTATATGTCCACCAATAGTCCTTAAGATTGTACTGTTGAACTGTACTGTTCTAGCTATGTTCAAGGATCAGTTAATGGGTACATTTTCAGtagtttaaaaacatatattttcattctctgtatttATAGCAGATTTTGTGGcattttttacaatatttttcagctgtatttcaaaatattatttttctggtCATGTTCTTATACCATTTCTACCACAGCAATAGATGAACACCGCTTAGAAACATATTAAGGAAAGTAGCAAGCACTTGTGACACCtgacttctttctctctccctccaaaCAGACGTGGCAGTCTCATGCCTTGTCCTGACATTTAGGCAACTTTAGCTCAGGCCATTGACAACTTTTTAAGGTAAACTGACATGTTGCATGTAATGCTGTCATTTGTGGGTAGCCAGATTACAGAACAAAGGAGAAGTTAAGTATTTGTTTCAGCCCATGTCATCTAGGAGATACACCTGCCTATTACGAATGAATTGCCTAACAGTTTCGTACCAGTATTTCATGTACATTTCAAATTCATTGATATTTCCAGCTATGCATTGATACCTGCCATGTGTAGCAAAACCATGGCAGAAATAAACCAAGATACTAAAAACATAATGAATTTGTGCTTTACTGCATGCATTACAATAAAGAGTAAATGTGAAGTACGTAAAAAATTGTTAACAAACTCAAGCTAATAATTTCGTGCACAACGTATGATACATATCACTAAAATATTACTTATTTCAGTGATTCATTTACTATGCTAATTTAAactttttccatgtattttcaaGTTGTACTTACAAAGTTGAAGGAAGTGTGGGGTTTTTCTGACTTACTTTTTTGTTAgaactgtgctgctttttttccttcttttatggATTGCTGGTGGTACTAATAATTgccaagttaaaagaaaaatgttagaatGTTTCTTCTCCCCAGTCCTCTAGAAGtagggtaaaatttcttctaATTCCCTAGTGGCCTTAACAGAAGGAGTGAACGTACTTCCTATCAGTTTATATTCTAGTTTAAAATGTAATCTGTATTTTTGCATGATTACTGGTATCACTTTTTTCTACAGTGAAGTATATTGTATCATGTGCCTTTAATTGGTTATTGATAAATGAATTATTCATAATTGATGCCGTGCTCCAGGGAAAATGCTGGTGAGTTTGAATTAAACTGAAATAACTCCAACAGCCAGACCATTGGTATTAGCTTATTATCAAAAGAACATTTCCTTTGCTAATGGAAATAAGGTTCCAGGAAGAGACACAGAGGGAAGGGGTTAAAATTCAGTCTAAAGGAAATGTTAGTGCATAGTTAATTTTGAACACATGTATTTTTATTCCATCAGCTACTGTCAGTATGAAGCTAAATGATTAAATGCATCAGAAGAGTACATTTCTGGTTAAGTAATTGACCAATCTAAATTCTGTCAATTATGCAGATTTATTCAGGGCAGAAAAATTTTGTATTGTGTTACATAGCATGGGCTTTGATCAATTGGTAATTTTGATTCCACAAACAAAACAAGGTTTTGTTTCCCTGCTACAGACAGACCTTGCACTGAAAGGAAGAGCTGTCAGGTTAAAGTACCCATTGCATTCATTACAAAAAAACAGTAGTaacatttttcctcaaaataataAATTGCTGCCTTCAGTTCTTTCTTAAAATTCCCCAAATTTTATGTTCTCTACATTGAATTACAAATTTGAATGCTGTATTGTAGAACTCTTTTCTGTTACTTATAAACCCACTATTAAAGATAAATAGTActtgtatttgtatatatatcaCACACTGATCTTTCCTTCTGTGTTCATATAATCATTTTCCATTTGCTTAACCTAATTTTGTATTGAATGTTCCTGCGGTAAGGAGGAGTGTTTGTCTCGATGACTAGGAAACCCAGGTATGCTACTACTTAG encodes:
- the TMEM267 gene encoding transmembrane protein 267 — translated: MVFAMASETEKAHALLQTFSTASVISSLGLGIFCFVADRLLQFSFIQQNDWLRAFSDNAVHGILGMWSWAIVIGLRKKSDFTEVTLAGFLASVIDVDHFFLAGSLSLKAALTLPQRPLLHCSTVIPVVALTLKFIMHLFRLKDSWCFLPWMLFISWTSHHIRDGIRHGLWICPFGKTPPLPYWLYVAITASLPHLCSFIMYLTGTRELMSIKHGIRIDV